From the genome of Neodiprion pinetum isolate iyNeoPine1 chromosome 3, iyNeoPine1.2, whole genome shotgun sequence, one region includes:
- the lqfR gene encoding telomere length regulation protein TEL2 homolog isoform X1 produces the protein MMNMWKMRELMDKATNVVMNYTDTEAKVREATNDDAWGPTGAMMQELAQATFTYEQFPEVMSMLWKRMLQENKRNWRRTYKSLLLLNYLVRNGSERVVTSSREHIYDLRSLENYTYIDEFGKDQGINIRHKVRELIDFIQDDDKLRDERKKAKKNKDKYIGMSSEAMGMRFGAGDRWNDSPKWNKPAIDGYNDWDRESKGKGFEDGNNSDDGEREDSDNDTPSSPRRSGREYRDTTETIDRIAKSSQPSTPSGNQSPAKTPRVFKKVDLGAAAHFGKDQSNNSTPVKQSNLMSSPVKEQKNKNDILNDIFDSQSDVVSPNNEDDDDFNPRGNNHTAGQPQSANTDFGDFASAFGGSATKLSNDEGTDEFADFTSAFDAGVNISSSNNQQPQISLLGATIPNIGNPMTGNSSSPLSSSQNITSPAFGTSMIQNSAIGNNLYNSLPPQGLVNQTQSLVNSNNNPASSNTDLLADLGGFSSLPTIPPMGTNMNNANLFGSANSTPINPLDFNSVSRPEGINLKHAANRLLETLQRIEEIKSDKELDEIKHKINEYTDFFPGLYTPQKYIGIDTHGIDVDVISYGRILENVIEKFDHNWPLVKNKLDKSVKNLFVVEGCTSLLLNESLSALSEALKETENKEKARIISVILESLIKSDALYSAIVNVSKIHDKTELEKLEIDEGWKNIVQILISLPNRVANKLNGKLPDVFNSETYANIVYFHFLRSVKFINEGFSKFHIKPDFEYLSILLSKSALILNRASLTELTRIFAEWCIENCNDARCFVEKVLHGLNSQSIEPIAVAFLMQSVSASGICNVFGNLISNSNWKYILTNKIPLLSYYDDEYLPKNLISYLSHCNESDRSLIKLLTQLLKSWSNRSILNHITFEQHIFITKLMILSLKELHDRLTPADRNTILSLMFSGTQAHLEMVQPKLRAIGMITAEIFTEILNKSMSGAELKFEYDEMGEDVVEMTKELRQIKIHYNPSKRARNDAELVVENLEFYEIGDKMLYQLGVKCKILRDLTVKNINENTSPRPVEEPQDTGHGNSAKDDIQPNLIPEDEEDLDSDDDLTPYDMSNDTKISQSKRPAYLRDLRDNLTDPQTNSDPDVFSGSMEICEELILSQLPNDDVSFGIELLEILVTLGEKSYVENFESLKFNSCTAIVTVFPKESAEYLCKQFHAEIGTYSVMQRLLFLEVLQDAAKKLANCKLEDDEPASLTPKTRSEMEKKKAKPISLTVETDRTKKYETLFADDFEISDINEANRVDWEEIVNKRIQSNTRRLTHGTKLPKTAVNKFANVASSFFYPLLYGFGRKGALMCGTPKIYEDQDCILLVNFLKTLSVLMVSANNCYLAPKMGKEILDLSWTLRYHYEGKVRMAVIQNIASVVISTPTHFLTTELFEQIFDARNWLADISQNTFRGDPNASCRSLGINVLSLIDSVIGSSLNKL, from the exons GTGCCATGATGCAGGAATTAGCACAAGCCACTTTCACATACGAACAATTTCCAGAGGTAATGTCTATGCTCTGGAAACGAatgttgcaagaaaataaacGCAATTGGAGACGAACGTATAAG TCGTTGCTGTTGTTGAATTACTTGGTTCGCAACGGCTCCGAACGCGTTGTAACATCATCTCGGGAGCATATCTACGACCTGAGATCGTTGGAGAATTACACGTACATAGACGAGTTTGGCAAAGACCAGGGAATAAACATTCGGCATAAAGTTAGAGAGCTGATAGACTTTATTCAAGACGACGACAAGCTAAGAGACGAGAGAAAGAAAGCcaagaaaaacaaagacaAGTACATCGGCATGTCCAGCGAAGCAATGGGCATGAGATTTGGTGCTGGCGACAGATGGAACGACAGTCCAAAGTGGAACAAACCTGCCATAGATGGGTACAACGATTGGGACAGAGAAAGTAAAGGGAAAGGTTTCGAGGACGGAAATAACAG CGATgacggagagagagaagacTCGGACAACGACACACCTTCGAGTCCGAGGCGAAGCGGCAGAGAGTACAGAGACACGACAGAGACCATTGACAGAATTGCTAAAAGTTCCCAGCCTTCCACGCCGTCGGGGAATCAGTCCCCGGCTAAAACGCCGCGAGTTTTCAAAAAGGTTGACCTGGGAGCGGCAGCCCACTTTGGAAAGGACCAGTCCAAT AACAGCACACCAGTAAAACAGAGTAACCTAATGTCGTCGCCGGTgaaagaacagaaaaataaaaacgacatCTTGAACGATATATTCGACTCGCAGAGTGATGTCGTTAGTCCCAATaacgaagacgacgacgacttcAATCCTAGAGGGAATAATCACACGGCGGGACAGCCGCAGAGCGCAAATACggattttggcgattttgcaAGCGCGTTTGGCGGCTCAGCGACAAAATTGTCAAACGACGAAGGCACTGATGAGTTCGCCGATTTTACATCAGCTTTTGATGCCGGTGTAAATATTTCCAGTTCTAACAATCAACAACCTCAGATTTCGCTACTTGGTGCTACGATACCAAACATCGGTAATCCGATGACTGGAAATTCGAGCTCTCCCTTATCATCGTCGCAAAATATCACCTCCCCTGCCTTTGGTACCTCAATGATACAGAATTCAGCGATAGGAAATAATCTATACAACTCTCTACCGCCTCAAGGACTCGTGAATCAAACGCAGTCTTTAGTCAACAGCAATAATAATCCAG CGTCTTCGAACACGGATCTCCTAGCAGATTTGGGTGGATTTAGTTCGCTACCAACAATACCGCCAATGGGAACAAACATGAACAATGCGAATCTATTCGGTAGCGCAAATTCGACGCCGATTAATCCACTTGATTTCAATTCAG TTTCAAGACCGGAAGGAATCAACTTGAAGCATGCGGCAAATCGACTTTTGGAAACGCTGCAGAGAATTGAAGAGATTAAAAGTGACAAGGAGTtggatgaaataaaacataaaatcAACGAATACACTGATTTTTTCCCAGGATTATACACGCCGCAGAAATACATCGGCATCGATACCCACGGTATCGATGTGGACGTAATTTCGTACGGCAGAATCTTAGAGAACGTGATAGAAAAATTCGATCACAATTGGccgttggtaaaaaataaactagacaaatcggtgaaaaatttatttgtcgtCGAGGGTTGTACGAGTCTTTTGTTGAACGAATCGTTGTCCGCATTGAGCGAGGCGTTGAAAGAAACTGAGAACAAAGAAAAAGCACGAATAATATCGGTAATTCTAGAATCTCTGATTAAAAGCGACGCGCTTTATTCAGCGATAGtgaatgtttcaaaaattcatgatAAAACTGAATTGGAAAAACTGGAAATCGACGAAGgttggaaaaatattgttcaaattttaatcTCCCTGCCGAATAGAGTTGCTAATAAATTGAACGGAAAGTTGCCCGACGTTTTCAATTCCGAAACATACGCGAATATTGTTTACTTTCACTTTCTGAGATCTGTGAAATTTATCAACGAAGGCTTCAGCAAGTTTCACATCAAACCGGACTTTGAATATCTTTCCATTTTACTGAGCAAATCCGCGTTGATATTGAACAGAGCCAGTCTTACCGAATTGACGCGTATCTTTGCCGAATGGTGCATCGAAAATTGTAACGACGCAAGgtgttttgttgaaaaagttttgcaCGGTTTAAACAGCCAGAGCATAGAGCCAATTGCGGTAGCGTTTCTAATGCAAAGCGTATCCGCATCTGGGATTTGTAAcgtatttggaaatttgataTCAAATTCAAACTGGAAATATATATTGACGAATAAAATTCCACTGTTGTCATATTACGACGAtgaatatttaccaaaaaactTGATATCGTATCTGTCGCACTGCAACGAGTCGGATCGATCCTTAATAAAGCTGCTGACTCAACTTCTAAAATCCTGGAGCAACAGAAGTATCCTGAATCACATCACGTTCGAACAacacatttttattacaaagctGATGATATTGTCCTTAAAAGAATTGCATGATCGACTAACACCTGCCGACAGAAACACGATACTGAGTTTAATGTTCTCTGGCACTCAAGCGCACCTGGAAATGGTTCAACCAAAGCTGAGAGCCATCGGTATGATTACCGCTGagatttttacagaaattttaaacaaatccATGTCTGGGGCGGAGCTAAAATTTGAGTACGACGAAATGGGCGAGGATGTGGTAGAAATGACAAAGGAATTGAGGCAGATCAAAATTCATTATAATCCGAGCAAACGAGCAAGAAACGACGCTGAGTTGGTAGTTGAAAATTTAGAGTTTTACGAAATTGGAGATAAAATGTTGTATCAACTTGGCGTCAAGTGCAAAATATTGCGAGATTTGacggtgaaaaatatcaatgaaaaCACAAGTCCTCGTCCTGTTGAAGAGCCACAAGATACCGGACACGGAAACTCAGCGAAAGATGATATTCAGCCAAACTTGATCCcggaagatgaagaagatcTTGACAGCGACGACGATTTGACACCGTACGACATGTCAAACGATACAAAAATATCCCAGAGCAAAAGACCCGCCTATTTGCGCGATCTTCGTGATAATCTAACCGATCCACAGACGAACAGTGATCCGGACGTATTTTCTGGTAGCATGGAAATTTGCGAGGAATTGATATTGTCTCAACTTCCAAACGATGATGTTTCCTTTGGTATTGAACTGTTGGAGATACTCGTTACGCTGGGTGAAAAGAGTTACGTTGAAAACTTTGAaagtttaaaattcaattcctgCACAGCAATTGTAACTGTATTTCCAAAAGAATCAGCCGAGTATTTGTGCAAACAATTTCACGCAGAAATTGGAACGTATTCCGTAATGCAAAGGCTACTTTTTCTCGAAGTTTTACAAGATGCtgcaaaaaaattggcaaactGTAAATTGGAAGACGATGAACCTGCGTCTTTGACACCAAAGACCCGTtcagagatggaaaaaaagaaggcaAAGCCGATATCGTTGACGGTAGAAACGGATAGAActaaaaaatacgaaacgctGTTCGCCGACGACTTTGAAATAAGTGATATCAACGAAGCGAACAGGGTCGATTGGGAGGAAATAGTCAACAAAAGAATCCAATCTAATACAAGGCGACTGACGCATGGAACCAAACTTCCTAAAACTGCGGTCAACAAATTCGCCAATGTAGCGTCAtcctttttttatccattGTTATACGGTTTCGGTCGCAAAGGAGCTCTGATGTGCGGCACTCCAAAAATATACGAAGATCAGGATTGCATTCTGCTAGTAAACTTTCTTAAAACACTTTCGGTATTAATGGTCTCTGCGAATAATTGCTACCTGGCACCAAAAATGGGCAAGGAAATATTGGATCTGTCATGGACGCTGAGATATCACTACGAAGGAAAAGTTAGAATGGCTGTTATACAAAACATCGCTTCTGTTGTCATTTCGACACCGACGCATTTCCTTACTACCGAATTATTCGAGCAAATATTTGACGCCAGAAACTGGCTTGCCGACATTTCGCAGAACACTTTCAGAGGCGATCCAAACGCTAGTTGCAGAAGTCTGGGTATTAACGTTCTATCTCTGATCGACTCAGTCATTGGCTCCAGTCTCAATAAACTCtga